The Deltaproteobacteria bacterium nucleotide sequence GAATGGTTATCATCTCGGGGTTTTGGGGAACAGGAATTTTTTCAGTGCTCAAGACCGAAGGCAGCATCGTAAGGATATGGGGTTCCTGGTCCGCAAAATAGATTTTTTCAAAAAGGTGTCCATTGGCCGTCGGTCGAATGGCCCAGGTCTTTCCCTGGTCATCCACCCCGACATCCATGGCCCGGGTGACCAGGCCCGTCTCCAGAGCGGCCGCCAACCGGGGGGCCAGATCGGCAGTCTCGACCGTATGGGCCATGAAAAAAAAAGCGGGATGATGTTTCTTGATCAGGTCGCCTAAGCGCAAGGCATACACTTCACTTTGATAATCCTGAAGGATCTCCTCCGGCATAAATAAAACCCTGTCAACCCCGTAGGCCCCCAACTCCTGCAATTCCTCTTCCAGGACAGGCCCAAAGGCCACGGCCACGACTTTCCCCTTTCCACCGGATTCAAGGAGCAGCCGCCGGGCTTCACCGGCCAACCCCTGGGTAACCTCCTCCACTTCACCCTCTCTGGAATGGACCCATATCCAGATATCTTTAAATTCCGCACTCCGAACTCCGAACTCTGAACTCATAACTGCCTTCCCACCCGATGACCTTCCACAATGGCCATATCGGTTTTCCGGGGGGCCAGGCAGTCACCGATCCGGTACAGCTCCGGAACTTTCCCTTTAAGGGCAAAGTAGAGTTCATCGCAAGCCCGGTTCCCGGCTACTAAAACAATAGTGTCATAGCCTTCAAAGTCGATCAATTGGTTGGAGTAGACATTCAATCCCTTTATCCGTTTGCCCTGGATCTCCAGGACGGCTATATCGGGCGTAAAGGTGACGCCTTTTAGGGCCAGGCGCTTTCGGGTCAGATAGAGGTCTTGCAGGGGGCCTAACTGGCTGCCGACAAACAAGGCCGGGGTCAGGATATGTACCACTCTGCCCCGGTCAGCTAAAAATTCTGCCGTGCCGGTTCCCTGATGATGTCCTTCCAGATCTATCAGCAGCACCCGGGGACCGGGCTCCACCTGGCCCAAAAGGACCTGGGGGGCGGTGACCACATCAGGAAAGGCGTAGTCTCCCGGGAAGGGCTTCTCTTTGGGAACGGAACCGGTTGCCACCACGACCGCATCCGGTTTCTCGGCCAGGACCAGAGACTCCGTAGCCTCCACTCCCAGTCTCAGGTCAATATCCAGTTTGCTGACCTGCCCGATCAGCCAACGGGTCACCCCGGTAATCTCCTGTCTCCCGGCCGCCCTGCCGGCAATGAGATTCTGGCCCCCCACTTCCTGATTTTTTTCCATGAGGATGACCTCATGTTTTCTCAAGGCCGCCACCCGGGCCGCTTCCAGACCGGCCGGTCCGGCCCCGATGATGATGACTTTTTTAGGCCGGGCGCAAGGCTTAAGGGTCCCCAGGCCTAAAAATTTTTCCTGGCCTACGGCCGGATTGTGCACGCAGCCCAATAAATAGCCCAATCCCATTCTGCCGATACAGCCCTGGTTGCAGGCAATACAGTTACGGATATCTTCCGTTCTTCCTTCCCGGGCTTTATTGGGCAATTCCGGATCGCAGATCAAGGCTCGGACCATGCCGATCAGGTCGGCCTGGCCATCGGCCAGGATTTTTTCTGCCAGATGGGGATCATTGATCCGGTTGGTGCAAAACACCGGAAGATTGATGACCGACCGGATTGCAGCGGAAAGAGGGACCGTATAAGCCAGAGGAGTGTGCATGGAGCCTTCCACCAGAAACAGGTTAAAGAAGGTCCCCAGACTGAGATCCATGAAATCCAGTTGACCCGTGGCCTCCAATCGTCGGGCAATGGCCTGGGCGTCTTCCAGGGTCAATCCGCCCCGGGGGTGCATTTCATCGGCATTTAACCGCACACCGAGGATGAAGTCCGCTCCAACGGCCTGACGAACCGCCTGGATGACCTCCAGGCAAAAGCGCAACCGGTTTTCGAAAGTCCCACCGTATTCATCCATACGAAAATTGGTGGCCGGTGATAAAAACTGGCGGATGAGGGAGCTGTGGCCGATCTGGATCTCGATGCCGTCAAATCCCCCTTCCTGCGCATGGATGGCACTGCGGGCAAAGA carries:
- a CDS encoding mycofactocin system FadH/OYE family oxidoreductase 2, encoding MSGFPYLFSPLKIGRMVVPNRIHFAAHLTNFGEDNRISARHIAYYLERAKGGCGLITTEELSVHPTDYPYIKLVDAYKPEVIPGFRKLTRTIHETDTRIFAQLNHNGMQGDGKNSRLPVWGPSAGKDPLFRETAKEMELEDIRECLSFFARSAIHAQEGGFDGIEIQIGHSSLIRQFLSPATNFRMDEYGGTFENRLRFCLEVIQAVRQAVGADFILGVRLNADEMHPRGGLTLEDAQAIARRLEATGQLDFMDLSLGTFFNLFLVEGSMHTPLAYTVPLSAAIRSVINLPVFCTNRINDPHLAEKILADGQADLIGMVRALICDPELPNKAREGRTEDIRNCIACNQGCIGRMGLGYLLGCVHNPAVGQEKFLGLGTLKPCARPKKVIIIGAGPAGLEAARVAALRKHEVILMEKNQEVGGQNLIAGRAAGRQEITGVTRWLIGQVSKLDIDLRLGVEATESLVLAEKPDAVVVATGSVPKEKPFPGDYAFPDVVTAPQVLLGQVEPGPRVLLIDLEGHHQGTGTAEFLADRGRVVHILTPALFVGSQLGPLQDLYLTRKRLALKGVTFTPDIAVLEIQGKRIKGLNVYSNQLIDFEGYDTIVLVAGNRACDELYFALKGKVPELYRIGDCLAPRKTDMAIVEGHRVGRQL
- a CDS encoding electron transfer flavoprotein subunit alpha/FixB family protein; this translates as MSSEFGVRSAEFKDIWIWVHSREGEVEEVTQGLAGEARRLLLESGGKGKVVAVAFGPVLEEELQELGAYGVDRVLFMPEEILQDYQSEVYALRLGDLIKKHHPAFFFMAHTVETADLAPRLAAALETGLVTRAMDVGVDDQGKTWAIRPTANGHLFEKIYFADQEPHILTMLPSVLSTEKIPVPQNPEMITIPFSGPLGIPQIKLLERIEALPEVMDLEEADMIIAAGRGVGRDEAFSIIHELAGALGGTVAGTRPLIDWKTLPFERQIGQTGKTVTPRLMIACGISGANEFTVGMEKSKLVMAIDTDPQARIFRFADLGVVGDVHQVLPLLIEAIQKMKEGA